The sequence below is a genomic window from Lycium ferocissimum isolate CSIRO_LF1 chromosome 9, AGI_CSIRO_Lferr_CH_V1, whole genome shotgun sequence.
AAGTGACCTATTCGGTCATGCCAAAGCACAAAAgtatttgaatcattaaacttctaGTTTACGATCGAGTGTGCTTCAATTGTATTAATTTCTGCATAATACAGACCAGAAGACAAAGCTGGTAATTTCTCCAAAACATATTTCTCTAGCTTTGGAGACATTCTTTGTAATGGCAAGATATTCAACATTTATTTCGTTTAATGTCTCAACGTGATACCCATTACGGCGGATATCTTTGAAACTTAACAAGAGTTTCTTGGGGATTTAGAAGAAATAATGCATCTTCTTATACAAGTTTAGTCCCCTTAAAAATATAGTAGCTCTTCCTGAGCCTTCATTAATTTAGTGCCGAAGCGTATTAATATTTCCCACTTTTCCTACGCAAGTGAGAAAAGTATTTCTCATCTTTGAATATGGCATGCGTTGTTCACCtatcaatcacacaaatatcttcatgattgGTCATTGATCCAAATAATATTTGAGGATTTtccatatattcttcaaaatgaaAGAATAGACAAAGTAAACATTGAAGTAGATAATATTATTAAACAAAGCATTACACAAACTTTATTTACATAACTATAGAAACATAACTATATTAGCTGATACAAACAACATGGATGAAAATATCTAAGTTATTATAGATCCATCACCGATCAGATGATCGATTTTCCCTTCAGGGTGTTCAAAGAAATCTGCCACATCTAGATGCATGGGCTCAACATTATCTTCAGAAATAAAATTTGCTTCGGCATTCTTTTCTGCCTTTTTGAGGGAGGCTTGATACAACTCAACTAGGTGCTTTGGCACGTACGACAGTACGTGACCGCGTCCCCTTTCCTCCACATCGGAagcatttattttctgaatttttcTTTTGCACAACTTCATGCTTTTTCATCCTTCCTTTTACACGTCATGGTGAAGGGTATTATTTGGTGCAAGACGAGAATCATGATTAAAATTTCTTCCTCGACCACGGCCATGACCACGACTGGGGCCACGACCTCTTCCACGCCTAGAATGGCGAAAATTTGCctcattcacttcagggaatgggGCAGTACCAGTAGGTCggctttcatgatttttcattaataattcaTTATGTTGTTCAGCCACTAGAAGATGTGAGATTAGATCagaatatttcttgaacttcatCTCTCGATATTGCTGCTGCAGGAGCATACTCGAGGCAGGAAAAGTGGAGAATGTTTTCTCCAAAGATATCATGATCGTGatattttcaccacataatttcaatgagaaataattttaaacatgAAAGAATTATACGCCCAAATAGATTTAAAATCTTGTACCCTCAGATAGATCCAACCAAAACGTGCTTGTGGAAGTACAAACATCTTCAGGTGGTCATATCTATCTTTTAAATTATTCCACAGCATAAGAGGATCTTTAACAGtgagatattccattttcaagcTCTCATCAAGGTGATGGCGAAGGAATATCATTGCCTTGGCACGGTCTTGATTCGATGCCTGATTTTCATCTTTGATGGTGTCTGCCAGACCCATCGCATCAAGATGAATTTCGGCATCAAGAACCCAAGACAGGTAGCTTTTGCCAGATATATCTAAGGCAACAAATTCACGTTTAGAAAGATTTGtcattaattaagaaaaagaaattcaatacCTTCGGGGCTTTCAAAGTATTTGCTCGAGATGGtagagtctcgtgctgataacgtgttataaaataaagactataaaataaatacacgggagaaatatataaagagagagagagtaagaTTGTGTATTGCTTATGTTCTATGTTACAAAACATATGGCCTCATATTTATAGAAGTAAAAATCCTAGATGGCCAAGTAATTAGAGGACACGTAGTGGCCAAGATTTTTGGTGACTAAACATCCTTGATGGCAAAGTATAGGAGGAAACCCGTGGCCAAAAACTTTGATGACTAAGAAATAAACTTGCTCTCCAAGATAGTCTTGATATCCAAGCATTAATCTATATAAACTTGGTGGCCACTTTTGTCCGCTGACGATTGAAGTGACATCTAATATATAAACTTGGTCCCAAATACTTTCACTGGTGGACATCCACCAATAATATATTTACAACAGAATTGAAGAAGTAAAGAATTACTATGAACactaaatataataaatagtaTTATATGAGTACCACTTGAAGTCCCAAATAAACACGTAAAATTTCAAAGACTAGACCTTTAAAAGACTTTTAACTATGGAGTCCTTTTACCAATTAGCACAATTTGTCCTTTCCGATGGGTCTCACTAGAAGTCCCTTTAATAGAGTAGGAAAACTTTCCATAACTActtgttgaaataaatgaagtccTAATAATGTATAACCCTAATATCTTTCACAAGCCGCATAAGGAATTAATCGCACTAGCAAGTTACTTTAGAGTAGCTCCAAAACTTTTGTAATTAATTGTTTTGATAAGTATAGCTTTCATTCATTACTTATTGAAGTAACGGAAACTCTGGTAACCGTAGCCACCTTTCACAAGCGATAAAAAGATTATTATAATTTACAAGAAGAGAGCATAAGATATTGCAAACAGGAAGACATTCGAAAGTCAGTTAAGACTGAAAAGCtgttgccaattttttttagatAAATCAAAAGAATTCATTAATAGTTTAATACTATACCAACTACCAAGATGGTGTCATCTTTAAAAAGTGTGTTGTCAGCATATACACAAATGTGTGTATCATGCCAAAGGCAGGGGGAGAAGGAGCATATGTATTTCTTGCTTACTCTTTTTCATATGAGCAACATGATGAAAAGTTCAACCTGTCTACCCTCCCACATTTTATAAGTTGACGATTCCCTATCTACCCTCCCACATTTTATAATTTGACGATTCAAGTTCAACGTCCTTCCCCTAATTTCCTTTCTTGTTAGACATCCACATAAGGACTCACAGACTACCTTAAATACATGAAAAGATGACCATGTTCTTTTGCCAAAAAACAGACAATTGAAGCAATTTAGAAAGCATGACAGGTCTTATATCTTGCTGATTGAAAGGGAAGGAAAAAGAACCTCAATCATCATGAATCAATCAAACCAAACATCTTAAGGAAGTTAAGCCCATAGGGAAATCTGAGACAGAAACTGCTGAAGCAAATCGTTACTATGAGGCAAAATGTGGAATTGTAAGCACTTATGAGTAAAATGTATATTATGTAATAGCATCTCTTTGTAGAAATCAGTTTCAGTTCCAAGGGGACATTCTAGCACTTGCTTGCTTCATCAAGTCTAGGAAacagctctttttttttttttttttttttgttgtgatCAAGTAAATATATTCTCATTCCAAAACAAGGCCAAACTGGCCATATATAAGGGGTATACCAAAAGGTAAATAATCTACAAGGAGATATCATTCTCTACAAACTCCACCCAATCATCTATACAACAAGGAACTTTCTGTGTGCACCAAAAGAAATAAGGGAACGGAGACTACTCCTCAACTAAGAAACTCAACTCTACTCCTTCAAAAGCTCTCCTATTCTCTCTCCAAACAATACACATTAACACAGGTAAATATACTAACAGCTCATTGAATAATACAAATTTGTTCCCACATTATTTAACATAGCCAACGAAATCAAAGAGAAGTTTCAGCAAAATTTGAGTATACCTACTGAGCTGCATCTTCAGAAAATCTGGCATCAAATGGAGCAGAAGGATTCGGATGTGCTGAAGCACTACTCGATCCAGAACCATGTTGCAGTTCTATCACTAACCATCTAACAGCTTTACTCATCTGCTCCAACCTAACAGCACTAATGGGTTGAAGGCCACTTGCAGCTGATTGCCCAGGCTTCCCTGAAACAGTGCCCGTAGCCTCATCCACAAGACACTCGGAACCTATTCTTTGCTTAACTGACTCCACAAACTCCTCTGCCTGATCACAAGCAACCCTGAACAACTCCCATCGCTGCTTAAAGTTTTGTAATGCAGCATCAGTTGCTGCTGTTTTCTGACCATTTGAATTCTCCTTTGATTCAAGTGCAGCAGCTGCTGCTGCAACATACTCTTGATATGCACTGTTCAGTGCATCTACAATACTATCCATCAAAGCCCCTCGAAGCGCTAACTGATCACTAACCTCTGTAATGTTCCACAATAAGGAAAGAATAAAGCAGCAAAACAATCATTAAAAATTTGTATCTTTGTAAACCCGTTAAAGAGTTTTGTCAAGAAtaacaaaacatataacatacgttGCACCACAGCTTTGGGTTGATCATCCTAATGAAACAATGATAAATCAAAGGCTACAAAAGTTAAAGCAAGCCAATGCATTGATGCAAATGGATATGGTAAGGCTAAGGAGATCACATATCATATAGAATgtgaaaaaataatacaaaacaAAAAGTCTAACAGCTTAAATAAACGATAGCGGAAATCATAGACCCCGAACTAATCTCAGAGCTTCTGTAATGAACTGAActgacaacaaccaaaaatttaGCAGTATGACAACACACTGCATACATAATGCAAGAACACACAGTTTAACAAGACAAATTTGGAAAGTATTAAAATGAGACCTAAATTTAGTACCCTTTTTACTATAATTGAAAAACTAGCATATATGTTCCAAAAGAACAATTTTTGCTATTAAATTCTGCATATAAACAAAAACCCAAGAATGAATCAACTGAAATGAACAAATGTCTTTGATATGTtgaaaaataatcaaataaatgGGACAAATTTTCAAGTAAAATTGATCATTAagcaaataaaaagaagaaaccatTGATTAGGGTTTGTTGTGCTTACTTGACTGAAAGGCTGTTAATGGGTTTCAACCTTCTCCTACTGTTTAGCTATTTCTGTGTCTTTCGTTGGTTTTTCGAATAATTACGTATTGCTCCCCAGTACTTTTCATCTGCAACACAAAACTGTCCTATAGTTTCGAATCTTGTTGCTTCCTCAAattgttcttcttctcttttctcttaaatgaaattattatttttgaaactacatagAAAGTAGTACTAATACTTATCACAATTAAATAGTTACTATGTTATATGATTGCCTATTTCCATactgtatattttgtacattgaaaaTGGTTATCGTCGCGTAGGCTCTTATGCTTCAATGTGTATTACTATTTATAGCCTCTTGTTATTACCAATATTATTTAATAATGAGTGTAGCGGAGATGAGGATGCTCCGGTGGATGTGTGGGTATACTAGGATGAATATGGTTAGGAGTGAATTTATACGGGGCAAGGTGGAAGTGGGCTCCTGTGGCGGACAAGATGAGAGAAACGAGATTGATatggttcgggcatgtgaagAAGAGGTGTGTGAATGCGCCAGTAAGGAGGTGTGAGCGGTTAGCTATAACAGGAGTTAGAAGAAGTCAAGGTAGATTGAAGAAGAACTCCAGGGAGGTGATTAGAAAAGACATGACACAGCTCCAgcttactgaggacatgacTTTTGATAGGAAAGTGTAGAGGTTgaagattaggatagaaggttagTGGTAGCCAAGTATTCTCCTTATCAGTAGTATTAGTTAGTAATCGCATAGATTCTTCTTTTGCTTTTATCTTACTACTTTGTTGCCATATTTCTCTTGATATCGTGCttcaaatcttttttttctctcgagGCGAGGGTCTATCGAAAATAGTCTCCCTACCTCAcaaagataggggtaaggtacGTACATTCTATCTTCCCCAGACTCCACTTGTGAGaatacattgggtatgttgttgttgttgtttgaatAAAATCATACTATTACAAGTGCTATTTTATTTGGCGAATTAAATAATTACtaattatgtatgttaaacttttttatGTAGTTACTGTTAGGTGTGCGAATGAAGcaccacattggtagctgaaaagcaatttgcaggattgtcctttgctgggggtggtcttaatttttgtccctcaaattggtggtctttaatttttaccctctACCTTTGTAAATTTTGCCTTGGGCTGGGCATAAATTccgaaaatcaaaaaattagatcgaaccgaaccgaaccaaactagtttggttcggtgttcgaTGTctaccttcaaaaaatcgaaaccgaaatagccgaactgaagtttgataaaatcgaaccgaagaaccgaacgcccatcGAAATTTAATgcattaccaaaaaaaaattaaaatagtccatgcccattaagtttaagcccaaaaaaaacccaattgtaacaagccctcttttgcttttgtatccctaatttttcacttcagttgagaaaattaaatatccttaacaaaggaaggtgactaagatgtgtctttaggattaatgtatgtcctttatgtgttttcataattattcttacggtatgtatacAATACCTAGTAATTTTATATCATGGTTATgattttctgttcttgtgtatcctgtttgtttgattttgatttcaatttatcagttttatattttattgcttttaagaatataaattagtgtaaatggaatcgcttctaatatcatatcaaaaaaaccgaattgaaaaaaccgaaaccgaaccgagcTTCGAAAAACTGAAACCAAAAGAACCAAatcgaactagtttggttcggtgttcggtgtccgccttcaaaaaaccgaaatcgaaatagccgaaccgaagaaccgaacgccacCCTTAGAATTTGGGCTTGAAGGCAGAATTTGtatggacagttttgcaaattctgccttaaggcccaaACATGGACAGATTTGCAAAGGTAGAGAGCAAAAGTTAGATCactaatttgaggggcaaaagaccatcaatttgaagggcaaaaattaaagaccaccccaaatgaaagGCAATccgcctaaaaaaaaaaaaggagctaaTTATAAGGTGGTAGATACTCTTAATGGTGTGAGGCCTTTTGGAAGAAAATCGTACGGGCCAAGCCCAAAACAGACAATATCATACCATGTTAAAAGTAACTTTGGAACATTTAGCCCAACAATTATATCATAAATAATGTGAAGCGTCATATCAAAGATTCGAATTaggcattttttttcttcaaaaacgaACTTAGATTTTTCCCTTGAGTATAATGCTAAGGTCAAAAGAAAGTAAAgccttatttattttcatttgagGAAGATCTAAGTTGAGAGTTATTCAAATTTTAGACCATCacaatatttctatttttcacAATTACTTATTAGCGTTGAACAGGTCTTCTTCATTCGAATCTTTTACAAAGTCTTAAAATTACTAAAACGTTGTTActtaaaatatgaatatgatattttaccatttttgtATTATACACCATCAAGTAAATATATCTAATAAGAAAAACTCATTTTACGTTGTTAATGCATATAGatcaatatttttcttcttaattatCTAACCTTATTTTCCACTCTAGCATCCAACGTGTAATTTGATTTATAAGTTATAACAATGTCCGGGAACTCGTAAGAGATATAGTTGAGAGATGTGTAAAAGATCGCAAGAAGGTAAACTTGTAAACTTATATTTCACGTTTGTTATTTCTTCAACTCGACAAACACTTGCGAAGaaaatccaacaatttcttttGCTTTCTACATATATCAGgattcatgaatttcaaaaccaataaagtaaaaaaagttTCTAATGAGTCAAATTTCGATAAACTCTGCCAATTGAATTGTTCGTAACATGTTCACACTTAAAAATTGATGAGTGCAACAAATCACGAGTTTAGCAATTTTTAATTAGCTAAAGTAATATTTGCTTTAAAACATATTTGTCCAACATTTATTGTTTATCATCTATCTTCAATCACTTAATCCGAACGGGTTCTTTTTTTCTCCCCTACCATTCCTCTTTGCTTCAGTAACAAAATTGTGCTAAATATGGTCATTTTTACATAATACATCACATTCCATTCCCTTTTGACCTCAAGTACATTCCTATACTACCATCATTGAAGCAGCTTCAAGTTGTCACCCATACCTAGCAATCTTGCACGGTATTCCTTCAAACTATTCTTGATGACTAGTGCTAAGATTTGTTCCTCCCCTTTTTAGCTTtagctttctttttaaattagtTCAATTAAAACCTAAAAGAGGTGCAGATTCAACTCGTTCTAAAACAAGTAggatttgaataattttttttttattcttagcaatttttattaaaaattagtcgcaaatataaaaaatttatctaTTCGGTCATAGGGTAGATCTGCAGCCACTCCTCCGTGACAAAAATAATTATGCATCATTTGCGTACCAATAACAACTTTGAAGATGTTATACACCAATTctctttctcaaaaaaaaaaaaaaagaaatttgaacTCTACATCATCTCATTAATATAGTTAGGAGTTGTAACCCTTAAGTTTTTaaattactattgttatttttgttaaGTTTGTCATTTTGAACAAAATTGAGGACCTAATAGGTAAAGTGAAATTATTAAAAATGTAATCTAAAATGAAACAACATAACTTAAAGACCAATATGGCAATTTTCAGCCACAAGAGATAAAATAGTCAAGGAGTAGATAATAGTATAATACTTCcgagaaaagaaattaaagaaagcccgtatttttatttaaaatatacaaaaaatgattttatagtCCACTCTAcagttattatagaagaatgaagaaagaaaagaaaacgaCAAATCTCACCTACATCTACATGCCCTCATCACTttaattcttgttttggatTGTGATTGGTACCTC
It includes:
- the LOC132031823 gene encoding uncharacterized protein LOC132031823; amino-acid sequence: MTNLSKREFVALDISGKSYLSWVLDAEIHLDAMGLADTIKDENQASNQDRAKAMIFLRHHLDESLKMEYLTVKDPLMLWNNLKDRYDHLKMFVLPQARFGWIYLRQQYREMKFKKYSDLISHLLVAEQHNELLMKNHESRPTGTAPFPEVNEANFRHSRRGRGRGPSRGHGRGRGRNFNHDSRLAPNNTLHHDV
- the LOC132030329 gene encoding mediator of RNA polymerase II transcription subunit 32; the protein is MDSIVDALNSAYQEYVAAAAAALESKENSNGQKTAATDAALQNFKQRWELFRVACDQAEEFVESVKQRIGSECLVDEATGTVSGKPGQSAASGLQPISAVRLEQMSKAVRWLVIELQHGSGSSSASAHPNPSAPFDARFSEDAAQ